The Mytilus galloprovincialis chromosome 2, xbMytGall1.hap1.1, whole genome shotgun sequence genome has a window encoding:
- the LOC143063675 gene encoding WD repeat, SAM and U-box domain-containing protein 1-like isoform X2, whose translation MMSNKLVTSLYHTIGAHSSDVNCVAFSNGDLLATASADKTARLWNTDDFTEHKHSPLCGHQYYVHCCTFSPFGTTLATCSTDGKLILWDVKTGKKNAVLHHESQNSIRVCRFSPNSNYILTGSDDELLCMWEVSSKKLIRTFAGHEASVVGCYFSPDSNFIVSGSCNGDLQIWDAKFGHGKCLKYIDEGHDLGVSCCQFSPTYGSAKFSSDNGTVTFMFASGGQDDLIKLWNFQAVLGSAAVSINLQLTLKGHSGPVTCCSYSHDGSLLASGSIDKTVRLWDAIHGNSLHVIEGHVRYVTSCSFSYDGLFLVSGSNDRTAVIWKITNEDELFKNIERNQSQCDTEEVKPVNKWSVEEVCKWLEDIGLEQYKPSFEQNAIDGTELEVITDSMLQQIGLEAMGHRNKILRARKILQQGGPVKFVKDTNMLDVGVPDEFLCPITREVMKDPVIAEDGYTYERSAIAGWMEKGKTTSPMTNGTLNTKQLTPNRSLKMLIQRYLQGQ comes from the exons ATGATGTCAAACAAGCTTGTGACAAGCTTGTATCATACAATAGGAGCTCATTCATCAGACGTAAACTGTGTGGCATTCTCTAATGGTGATTTACTAGCCACAGCATCAGCTGATAAAACGGCACGATTATGGAACACAGATGATTTCACAGAACATAAACATTCACCCTTGTGTGGACATCAGTATTATGTACATTGCTGCACATTTTCTCCCTTTGGAACCACCCTTGCTACATGTTCAACTGATGGCAAATTGATTTTATGGGATGTAAAAACTGGTAAAAAGAATGCTGTATTACATCATGAGAGTCAGAATAGTATACGAGTCTGCCGGTTTTCTCCAAACTCAAATTACATTTTAACTGGATCAGATGATGAATTATTATGTATGTGGGAAGTGTCAAGTAAAAAATTAATCAG aacCTTTGCTGGACATGAAGCATCAGTTGTAGGATGTTATTTTTCACCAGACAGTAACTTCATAGTATCAGGAAGCTGCAATGGTGACCTTCAGATCTGGGATGCTAAATTTGGTCATGGGAAATGTCTGAAATATATTGATGAAGGTCATGACCTTGGAGTCAGCTGCTGCCAATTTTCTCCTACTTATGGGTCTGCAAAAT TTTCATCAGACAATGGAACAGTTACATTTATGTTTGCCAGTGGAGGGCAAGATGATCTCATCAAATTGTGGAATTTCCAGGCTGTTCTTGGTTCTGCTG CTGTTTCAATTAACCTACAATTGACCTTGAAAGGTCATTCAGGACCAGTAACATGTTGTTCTTATTCACATGATGGAAGTCTTTTGGCCTCAGG atcaaTAGATAAGACTGTGAGACTATGGGATGCA ATACATGGAAACTCATTACATGTGATAGAAGGTCATGTGAGATATGTAACAAGCTGTTCTTTTTCATATGATGGACTGTTTCTAGTATCAGGTTCCAATGACAGAACTGCTGTAATATGGAAAATCACCAATGAAGATGAATTATTCA aaaatatagaAAGAAATCAGTCACAATGTGACACTGAAGAGGTAAAACCAGTCAATAAATGGTCGGTGGAGGAAGTTTGTAAATGGTTGGAAGACATTGGACTGGAGCAATATAAACCTTCATTTGAACAGAATGCTATTGATGGTACAGAGTTAGAAGTCATAACAGATAGTATGTTACAACAGATTGGATTAG AGGCAATGGGGCATAGAAATAAAATTTTACGTGCCAGGAAAATTTTGCAACAAGGTGGACCAGTGAAATTTGTGAAAGATACTAATATGTTGG ACGTTGGTGTACCTGATGAGTTTTTGTGTCCCATTACCAGGGAGGTTATGAAAGACCCTGTTATAGCTGAAG ATGGGTATACATATGAAAGATCTGCTATAGCTGGATGGATGGAGAAGGGAAAAACTACAAGTCCAATGACAAATGGAACTCTTAATACAAAACAACTAACACCAAATAGAAGTCTTAAAATGTTAATACAACGATATCTGCAGGGTCAATGA
- the LOC143063675 gene encoding WD repeat, SAM and U-box domain-containing protein 1-like isoform X1, translating to MMSNKLVTSLYHTIGAHSSDVNCVAFSNGDLLATASADKTARLWNTDDFTEHKHSPLCGHQYYVHCCTFSPFGTTLATCSTDGKLILWDVKTGKKNAVLHHESQNSIRVCRFSPNSNYILTGSDDELLCMWEVSSKKLIRTFAGHEASVVGCYFSPDSNFIVSGSCNGDLQIWDAKFGHGKCLKYIDEGHDLGVSCCQFSPTYGSAKSVSSDNGTVTFMFASGGQDDLIKLWNFQAVLGSAAVSINLQLTLKGHSGPVTCCSYSHDGSLLASGSIDKTVRLWDAIHGNSLHVIEGHVRYVTSCSFSYDGLFLVSGSNDRTAVIWKITNEDELFKNIERNQSQCDTEEVKPVNKWSVEEVCKWLEDIGLEQYKPSFEQNAIDGTELEVITDSMLQQIGLEAMGHRNKILRARKILQQGGPVKFVKDTNMLDVGVPDEFLCPITREVMKDPVIAEDGYTYERSAIAGWMEKGKTTSPMTNGTLNTKQLTPNRSLKMLIQRYLQGQ from the exons ATGATGTCAAACAAGCTTGTGACAAGCTTGTATCATACAATAGGAGCTCATTCATCAGACGTAAACTGTGTGGCATTCTCTAATGGTGATTTACTAGCCACAGCATCAGCTGATAAAACGGCACGATTATGGAACACAGATGATTTCACAGAACATAAACATTCACCCTTGTGTGGACATCAGTATTATGTACATTGCTGCACATTTTCTCCCTTTGGAACCACCCTTGCTACATGTTCAACTGATGGCAAATTGATTTTATGGGATGTAAAAACTGGTAAAAAGAATGCTGTATTACATCATGAGAGTCAGAATAGTATACGAGTCTGCCGGTTTTCTCCAAACTCAAATTACATTTTAACTGGATCAGATGATGAATTATTATGTATGTGGGAAGTGTCAAGTAAAAAATTAATCAG aacCTTTGCTGGACATGAAGCATCAGTTGTAGGATGTTATTTTTCACCAGACAGTAACTTCATAGTATCAGGAAGCTGCAATGGTGACCTTCAGATCTGGGATGCTAAATTTGGTCATGGGAAATGTCTGAAATATATTGATGAAGGTCATGACCTTGGAGTCAGCTGCTGCCAATTTTCTCCTACTTATGGGTCTGCAAAAT CAGTTTCATCAGACAATGGAACAGTTACATTTATGTTTGCCAGTGGAGGGCAAGATGATCTCATCAAATTGTGGAATTTCCAGGCTGTTCTTGGTTCTGCTG CTGTTTCAATTAACCTACAATTGACCTTGAAAGGTCATTCAGGACCAGTAACATGTTGTTCTTATTCACATGATGGAAGTCTTTTGGCCTCAGG atcaaTAGATAAGACTGTGAGACTATGGGATGCA ATACATGGAAACTCATTACATGTGATAGAAGGTCATGTGAGATATGTAACAAGCTGTTCTTTTTCATATGATGGACTGTTTCTAGTATCAGGTTCCAATGACAGAACTGCTGTAATATGGAAAATCACCAATGAAGATGAATTATTCA aaaatatagaAAGAAATCAGTCACAATGTGACACTGAAGAGGTAAAACCAGTCAATAAATGGTCGGTGGAGGAAGTTTGTAAATGGTTGGAAGACATTGGACTGGAGCAATATAAACCTTCATTTGAACAGAATGCTATTGATGGTACAGAGTTAGAAGTCATAACAGATAGTATGTTACAACAGATTGGATTAG AGGCAATGGGGCATAGAAATAAAATTTTACGTGCCAGGAAAATTTTGCAACAAGGTGGACCAGTGAAATTTGTGAAAGATACTAATATGTTGG ACGTTGGTGTACCTGATGAGTTTTTGTGTCCCATTACCAGGGAGGTTATGAAAGACCCTGTTATAGCTGAAG ATGGGTATACATATGAAAGATCTGCTATAGCTGGATGGATGGAGAAGGGAAAAACTACAAGTCCAATGACAAATGGAACTCTTAATACAAAACAACTAACACCAAATAGAAGTCTTAAAATGTTAATACAACGATATCTGCAGGGTCAATGA